From the candidate division WOR-3 bacterium genome, one window contains:
- a CDS encoding DUF6057 family protein → MPYNFGKPNLNLIIKLDFFLSPNKFKMIMKLKELIYNPNSFFIFFFLLIFFYFLIVFKPSLFYHLYQPIFLFQNTFLREFIMYPGGLSDWIAQFFSQFLYFNLVGSIIISILSLSIFIIIYNLIKKFGDFKYSLILSFFPIIFYLIGQNRYNFPFVISFKFFIALLFYSLYIKIPNRYRIFMILPSFLIYYFLGGWVFLFFVALSILHEILFSKERRKYINIIFNLIGCLLYPYIAAKFLFIITLKEAYFYIAPYEFYREPFLFKPGLYFYLFFLSLPILKIGLFVYLKYIKSKKRKQNKLLAKIPHSLLAQSIFIIFFGFLILYFSFEEEEKKKIQIDYLADKGKWKELLNISKSIKSYDRLVNFNVNRALYHKGELLDSLFDYPQLLGSDGLFIDRIIASQVAIPASDLYFDLGHINASQVMAYEAQTKFKYNPRVLKRLALTNIINENYVAAKKFLDLLYKSILHRKWAKYYKNYIFDKSLIEKDSLIKLKRMQRPDFDFFITNKTPNLDLIKLLKQDEKNKMAFEYLIAYYLLEGRLGDLLEYFDKFKNLGYKKLPRHIEEAILVIMIGAPSKINMKEWRISPETIEKFKLFNIAKIKSKRDKKAKEYLEKEFHNTYWYYLLYLNPKRTKLELRSKIADEDIL, encoded by the coding sequence ATGCCTTACAACTTTGGGAAACCCAATTTAAATTTGATCATAAAGCTTGACTTTTTTCTGAGCCCTAATAAATTTAAAATGATTATGAAGTTAAAAGAATTAATCTATAATCCAAATTCCTTTTTTATTTTTTTCTTTCTTTTAATATTTTTTTACTTTCTCATTGTCTTTAAACCATCTCTATTCTATCATCTTTATCAACCTATTTTTCTCTTTCAGAACACATTCTTGAGAGAATTTATTATGTATCCTGGAGGATTATCAGATTGGATTGCTCAATTCTTCTCCCAATTCTTATATTTTAATCTGGTTGGGTCAATAATAATTTCTATCCTTTCTTTATCTATTTTCATTATTATCTATAACCTTATTAAAAAATTTGGAGATTTCAAATATTCCTTAATTCTCTCTTTCTTTCCTATTATATTTTACCTTATCGGACAAAACCGTTACAATTTCCCTTTTGTAATAAGTTTTAAATTCTTTATTGCTCTTCTCTTTTACTCCCTTTACATAAAAATTCCAAATAGATACAGAATATTTATGATTCTTCCTTCTTTTTTAATTTATTATTTCTTAGGAGGATGGGTATTTTTATTTTTTGTGGCTCTATCTATTTTACACGAAATACTTTTCTCAAAAGAAAGAAGAAAATATATTAACATTATTTTCAATCTTATAGGATGTCTCTTATACCCTTACATTGCTGCAAAATTTCTCTTTATAATTACTCTTAAAGAAGCTTATTTTTACATTGCTCCTTATGAATTCTATCGTGAACCTTTTCTATTTAAACCAGGTTTATATTTTTATCTGTTTTTCCTTTCTTTACCAATTTTGAAAATTGGTCTTTTTGTTTATTTGAAATATATAAAAAGCAAAAAGAGAAAGCAAAATAAATTATTGGCAAAAATACCTCATAGTTTATTAGCACAATCGATCTTTATAATATTTTTTGGATTTCTTATCCTTTATTTCTCTTTTGAAGAAGAAGAAAAAAAGAAAATTCAAATTGATTACCTCGCAGATAAAGGTAAGTGGAAAGAACTCTTAAATATCTCCAAGAGTATAAAAAGTTACGATAGGCTTGTAAATTTCAATGTAAATAGAGCATTATATCATAAAGGAGAATTACTTGATTCACTATTTGATTATCCTCAACTTTTAGGAAGTGATGGCTTATTTATTGACAGAATAATTGCAAGTCAAGTTGCAATCCCTGCAAGCGACCTATATTTTGATTTAGGACATATAAATGCATCTCAAGTTATGGCTTATGAGGCTCAGACAAAATTTAAATATAATCCAAGGGTTTTAAAAAGATTGGCTTTAACTAATATTATAAATGAAAATTACGTGGCCGCAAAGAAATTTTTAGATCTTCTTTATAAAAGTATATTACATAGAAAATGGGCCAAATATTACAAAAACTATATTTTTGACAAATCCTTAATAGAAAAAGACAGCTTGATTAAATTGAAAAGAATGCAAAGGCCTGACTTTGATTTCTTCATTACTAATAAAACTCCAAATCTTGATCTAATAAAATTATTAAAGCAAGACGAAAAAAACAAAATGGCTTTTGAATACTTAATTGCATATTATTTACTGGAAGGAAGGTTAGGAGACCTATTGGAATATTTTGATAAATTTAAAAATTTAGGTTATAAGAAACTCCCTCGTCATATAGAAGAAGCTATTTTAGTAATTATGATTGGTGCGCCATCAAAAATCAATATGAAAGAATGGAGAATCAGTCCAGAGACAATTGAAAAATTTAAACTTTTCAATATAGCTAAAATTAAATCAAAAAGAGACAAAAAGGCAAAAGAATATCTTGAGAAAGAATTTCACAACACTTATTGGTATTACCTACTTTATCTTAACCCCAAAAGAACAAAACTTGAATTAAGGAGTAAAATAGCCGATGAGGATATTTTGTAA
- a CDS encoding polysaccharide deacetylase family protein: MKKFFIIFLFFCFFLLTCGSSNEVPTQPEPDTTQPDTTQPAPKKLCALTFDDGPDLVKTALVLDKLEKHNVVATFFVIGNKVNKNTKSVLERAVLRGCEIANHSFEHATMTSWKPKQIKESVQKTNDSVYKYAKVLPKFFRPPNLAVNNTMFEAIDLPFAEGILGYDWAACNTTASERADSILKYIRDGAIILLHDFQPDPHPTPEALDILIPALKDLGYEFVTLSDLFSRKGINPFVEYKMWKYVE, from the coding sequence ATGAAAAAATTTTTTATAATCTTTTTGTTTTTTTGCTTTTTTCTGTTGACCTGTGGTTCTTCTAATGAGGTGCCTACTCAACCAGAGCCAGATACTACACAGCCAGACACTACACAACCTGCACCTAAGAAGCTTTGTGCTCTTACCTTTGACGATGGACCTGATTTGGTTAAGACTGCTTTAGTCTTAGATAAGTTGGAAAAACATAATGTTGTGGCTACTTTTTTTGTTATAGGAAATAAGGTAAATAAAAATACGAAGTCTGTCTTAGAACGCGCTGTTTTGAGGGGGTGTGAGATAGCAAACCATTCTTTTGAACATGCAACTATGACCTCCTGGAAGCCAAAACAGATTAAAGAGTCAGTCCAAAAAACCAATGATTCTGTATATAAGTATGCTAAAGTTCTTCCTAAGTTCTTTCGTCCTCCAAACCTTGCTGTAAATAACACAATGTTTGAGGCAATAGATCTTCCTTTTGCTGAGGGTATTCTTGGATATGATTGGGCAGCATGTAATACCACAGCTTCAGAGCGAGCGGATAGCATTCTCAAATATATAAGAGACGGTGCTATAATTCTGCTTCACGATTTTCAACCTGATCCTCATCCAACACCCGAAGCGTTGGATATTCTTATCCCTGCTCTTAAGGACCTTGGCTATGAGTTTGTTACGTTGAGTGACTTATTTAGTAGAAAAGGGATAAATCCTTTTGTTGAATACAAAATGTGGAAATATGTAGAATAG
- a CDS encoding family 43 glycosylhydrolase has protein sequence MKRFFVLVSCYLIIGIYGYGGSPSFQTYINPVIPGDHPDCTLTRVGNDFYTTGSSFNVTPVIYHSTDLVHWEAIAQPVRASWPEYGDQPGGGCWGGHMVYYKGKYWHFFSLGGHMRYVTAEDPRGPWSDPVTINDPPQLPYTLGYDNSIFIDDDGKWYLLVKNLQPNNAIVELDSTGQPTGVVYNLSWLNPAPNYPYSWAEGPVMWKYKGYYYYSFARDLGGGQYVMRSPILTDDSSSWEMLGDFFNENDPKKNTSLFTRPNHASPVVMLDDSTHWVLHPLYAKDDWKGQGRQGLLNQVHYDENLKPTADYPINTYFTAPNLPSSGIPWMVPHSDFFDSLELNPEWSFLGYTPEEKHSLTERPGWLRLSPKSSSKPTTIIKNDGEHNYSLITRLDFTPQSQNDEAGLWIMRGDETKFLKLYSSVNDNGEKVIVFSFENTKYEVPNLIGDTLWLRIIRNNHNISGFYSEDGINWIKLGGNINISIIDSYSDYTTFTGTRQGLYVKGDTPAFFDLYIYRDAYTPMMAACPANQFGTYRRPQFLDSIHNNDWALYAGVEFGGNSDYPKAPDSLGFSASSATSGGIIEVWLDSLDTGRKIAECEITTTGDWQTFKVFKTKVDPVSGNHDVYLKFKGSGTDRLFQLKTIKFLIEGDTSLSYVEEDFSSKIPKTYILEQNYPNPFSLYTTINFGVPEKSFISLKVYNLLGEEVAVLREEELSPGIYSAKFDASQLPNGVYFYIIKAKDKKFSETKKMILIR, from the coding sequence ATGAAAAGATTTTTTGTATTAGTAAGTTGTTATTTAATTATCGGAATATATGGATATGGGGGGTCGCCATCTTTTCAAACTTATATAAACCCTGTAATCCCTGGAGACCATCCGGATTGCACTTTAACAAGAGTTGGAAACGATTTTTATACAACAGGCTCCTCTTTTAACGTAACACCAGTTATTTATCACTCTACAGACTTAGTTCATTGGGAAGCAATTGCTCAACCTGTAAGGGCCTCCTGGCCAGAGTATGGGGATCAACCTGGGGGTGGATGTTGGGGAGGTCATATGGTTTACTATAAAGGTAAATACTGGCATTTCTTCTCTCTTGGAGGGCATATGCGCTATGTGACAGCAGAGGACCCCAGAGGACCTTGGAGCGATCCAGTAACAATTAACGATCCTCCACAACTTCCCTACACATTAGGCTATGACAATTCAATATTCATTGACGATGATGGTAAATGGTATCTTCTTGTAAAAAATCTCCAACCGAATAATGCAATTGTAGAATTGGACTCTACGGGACAACCTACAGGTGTGGTTTATAATCTATCCTGGTTAAATCCAGCACCTAATTACCCATACAGTTGGGCAGAAGGACCTGTAATGTGGAAATATAAAGGTTATTACTATTATTCATTTGCGAGGGATTTAGGTGGAGGGCAATATGTAATGAGAAGCCCTATTCTTACTGATGATTCTTCCTCATGGGAAATGTTGGGTGATTTTTTCAATGAGAATGACCCTAAGAAAAACACTTCTCTTTTTACAAGACCAAATCACGCTTCCCCTGTTGTAATGCTTGATGATAGCACCCACTGGGTTCTCCATCCTCTTTATGCAAAAGATGATTGGAAAGGACAAGGGCGACAAGGACTTTTAAATCAAGTTCATTATGACGAAAATTTAAAACCCACCGCCGATTATCCCATAAATACTTATTTCACCGCACCAAATCTGCCAAGTAGTGGCATTCCATGGATGGTCCCACATTCTGATTTCTTTGATTCTCTAGAGTTAAATCCAGAATGGTCATTTTTAGGTTACACCCCAGAAGAAAAACATTCTCTTACTGAACGTCCTGGATGGTTGCGGTTATCTCCTAAGAGCAGTTCAAAACCAACCACAATTATAAAGAATGATGGAGAACATAATTATTCACTTATAACCCGCCTTGACTTTACTCCACAATCACAAAATGATGAGGCAGGACTCTGGATTATGAGAGGAGATGAAACAAAGTTTTTAAAATTATATAGCTCTGTAAATGATAATGGAGAAAAAGTAATTGTATTTAGTTTTGAAAATACAAAATACGAAGTCCCTAATTTAATAGGAGATACTTTATGGCTCAGAATTATTAGGAATAACCACAACATTAGTGGTTTTTACAGCGAAGATGGAATCAATTGGATAAAACTGGGGGGAAACATTAATATTTCTATAATTGATTCATATTCTGACTACACGACATTCACTGGAACAAGGCAGGGATTATATGTTAAAGGGGATACTCCTGCATTTTTTGATCTATATATTTATCGAGATGCATACACACCAATGATGGCTGCTTGCCCAGCAAACCAATTTGGAACTTATAGAAGACCCCAATTCTTAGATAGCATTCATAATAATGACTGGGCTTTATATGCAGGGGTTGAATTTGGAGGAAATTCTGATTATCCAAAAGCCCCGGATTCTCTTGGATTTTCAGCCTCATCCGCAACTTCTGGTGGAATTATTGAAGTTTGGCTTGATTCTCTTGACACTGGGAGAAAAATTGCAGAATGTGAGATTACCACTACAGGTGACTGGCAAACTTTTAAGGTATTTAAGACAAAAGTAGATCCTGTTTCTGGTAACCACGACGTTTATTTAAAATTCAAAGGAAGTGGCACGGATAGACTTTTCCAACTTAAAACTATCAAGTTTTTAATCGAAGGAGATACCTCTCTTTCCTATGTGGAAGAGGATTTCTCATCTAAAATTCCCAAAACCTACATCTTAGAGCAAAACTATCCTAATCCTTTCTCTCTTTATACGACTATTAATTTTGGAGTTCCTGAAAAATCTTTTATCTCCTTGAAAGTATATAATCTTCTTGGTGAAGAAGTCGCAGTCCTTAGAGAAGAGGAGTTATCTCCAGGAATTTATTCTGCAAAATTTGATGCATCGCAATTACCCAACGGTGTATATTTCTACATAATTAAAGCAAAAGACAAAAAATTCTCTGAGACGAAAAAAATGATTTTAATTAGATAA
- the rpe gene encoding ribulose-phosphate 3-epimerase, with protein MDREIHVSVSILAEDFSKLGEILRIIEDSGGDSVHLDVIDGVFAPNITFGPVVIKGIRKLSKLPLHAHLMIKYPEKYLEDFVKAGCSWIYFHLEAEGEPLNIINKLRKMNVKSGIVLNPDTSVETVKPYLREVDSILVMSVYPGFSGQKFIPEVLKKIKELRQSSPTLDIAVDGGINDETIDSVLSAGANVIIANSYIFSSKDRAYAIRRLKGLK; from the coding sequence ATGGATAGAGAAATTCATGTTTCAGTTTCTATTCTTGCTGAGGATTTTTCTAAACTTGGAGAGATTTTAAGAATAATAGAAGACTCTGGAGGAGATTCTGTCCATCTTGACGTGATAGATGGGGTTTTTGCTCCAAACATTACTTTTGGGCCAGTTGTAATAAAAGGGATTAGAAAATTATCAAAGCTCCCTCTTCATGCTCATTTAATGATAAAATATCCTGAAAAATATCTTGAAGATTTTGTAAAAGCAGGGTGTTCTTGGATTTATTTTCATCTTGAGGCAGAAGGTGAACCTTTAAATATAATAAACAAATTAAGAAAAATGAATGTTAAAAGTGGAATTGTATTAAATCCAGATACTTCAGTTGAAACTGTAAAGCCTTATTTAAGGGAGGTCGATTCTATCCTTGTTATGAGTGTTTATCCTGGTTTTTCAGGTCAGAAATTTATTCCTGAAGTTCTCAAGAAGATAAAGGAACTTAGGCAAAGTTCTCCTACTCTTGATATAGCTGTGGATGGGGGAATTAATGATGAGACAATCGATTCGGTGCTTAGTGCAGGAGCGAATGTAATAATTGCAAATTCTTATATATTTTCTTCTAAGGATAGAGCTTATGCCATAAGGCGACTTAAGGGGTTAAAGTGA
- the guaA gene encoding glutamine-hydrolyzing GMP synthase, which translates to MKERIVILDFGSQYTHLIARRVRELKTYAVILPPDTPPEDLADAKGIILSGGPWSVFEEGAPFPHREIFELGLPILGICYGLQILGKVFGGEVLSSKLREYGGAEFFPGEDPIFKGLSKKTIVWMSHGDKLTKIPPEFKVIGKTLNSEFAAIKKGNIYGLQFHPEVTHTKEGKKILRNFLYSICKVEGEWTSSSFLKIAKDTIVNGYKGDGKAVLAYSGGVDSTVCAVLARKILGEKFIPIFVDTGLLRKGEKEEIKMMAERLSLGIRVIDGEKTFLDALRGIVNPEEKRRIIGKKFIELFEEEARKIGAKYLIQGTLYPDRIESMPSVGPSHTIKTHHNVGGLPENLNLILIEPLKDFFKDEVRKIAKLLKIPKEFYKRHPFPGPGLAVRIIGEVTKERLEILREADYIFINTLKSLNLYNSIWQAFAIFVPVKTVGVMGDTRTYENLIALRAVKSSDGMTADWFPFKKEALSNIARRIMNEVPGVNRVVYDVSSKPPATIEWE; encoded by the coding sequence GTGAAAGAAAGAATTGTAATTCTTGATTTTGGCTCTCAATATACTCATTTAATTGCAAGGAGAGTTAGGGAATTAAAGACTTATGCTGTGATTCTACCTCCGGACACTCCCCCAGAAGATCTCGCTGACGCTAAAGGAATAATCCTCTCTGGAGGACCTTGGAGTGTTTTTGAAGAAGGAGCTCCTTTCCCTCATAGAGAGATTTTTGAGTTAGGTTTGCCAATTCTTGGTATTTGTTATGGATTACAGATTTTGGGTAAAGTTTTTGGTGGGGAAGTTTTAAGTTCTAAATTAAGAGAATATGGAGGAGCAGAATTTTTCCCCGGAGAAGATCCGATTTTTAAAGGATTGTCAAAAAAAACAATTGTATGGATGAGTCATGGAGATAAATTAACTAAAATTCCTCCTGAATTTAAGGTTATTGGGAAAACACTTAACTCAGAATTTGCAGCAATAAAAAAGGGAAATATTTATGGGCTTCAGTTTCATCCTGAGGTTACTCATACTAAGGAAGGGAAAAAAATTTTAAGAAATTTTCTTTATTCAATTTGTAAGGTTGAGGGTGAGTGGACTTCTTCTTCTTTTCTTAAAATTGCTAAAGATACAATAGTAAACGGATATAAAGGAGATGGTAAAGCTGTTTTGGCTTATAGTGGTGGGGTTGATTCTACAGTTTGTGCTGTCCTTGCAAGGAAAATTTTGGGAGAAAAATTTATTCCAATATTTGTGGATACTGGTCTACTAAGGAAAGGGGAAAAAGAGGAAATAAAAATGATGGCCGAAAGATTGAGCCTTGGAATAAGAGTTATAGATGGAGAGAAGACCTTTTTGGATGCTTTAAGAGGAATTGTAAATCCTGAGGAAAAGAGAAGAATTATAGGAAAAAAATTCATAGAACTTTTTGAAGAAGAGGCAAGAAAAATAGGAGCTAAGTATCTTATTCAAGGGACCTTATATCCAGATAGAATAGAGAGTATGCCGAGTGTAGGACCTTCTCATACGATAAAAACCCATCATAATGTAGGAGGTCTTCCAGAAAATCTCAATCTTATTTTGATAGAACCCTTAAAAGATTTCTTTAAAGACGAGGTGAGGAAGATTGCCAAACTTTTGAAGATCCCAAAAGAGTTTTACAAAAGGCATCCTTTTCCAGGACCAGGTCTTGCTGTTAGAATTATAGGTGAAGTAACTAAGGAGAGATTGGAAATTTTAAGAGAAGCTGATTATATATTTATAAATACTTTGAAAAGTCTAAATCTTTATAACTCAATATGGCAAGCTTTTGCAATTTTTGTTCCTGTTAAGACTGTTGGAGTAATGGGAGATACAAGGACCTATGAGAATCTAATAGCTCTTAGAGCTGTAAAGAGCTCTGATGGAATGACTGCCGATTGGTTTCCTTTTAAGAAGGAAGCTCTTAGTAATATTGCCAGGCGAATAATGAATGAGGTTCCGGGAGTTAATAGAGTTGTTTATGATGTAAGTTCAAAGCCTCCAGCTACTATTGAATGGGAATAA
- the hypA gene encoding hydrogenase nickel incorporation protein HypA, which translates to MHEWALAEAIVNTVLRYKEENRLLKVNKVLVKLGSLQEIEKEVLISALEEFLKMKKLKVQFIIEEEEASFKCRICGEKWNFRGSPLNESERERVHFIPELIKIYCKCPSCGSSDFEVLKGRGVWIEWIKGESLP; encoded by the coding sequence TTGCATGAATGGGCTTTAGCAGAAGCTATTGTAAATACTGTTTTAAGATACAAAGAAGAAAATAGGCTTTTAAAAGTTAATAAGGTTCTTGTTAAGCTTGGAAGTTTACAAGAGATAGAGAAGGAAGTTTTAATTTCCGCATTAGAAGAATTTTTAAAGATGAAAAAATTAAAAGTGCAATTTATAATAGAGGAAGAGGAAGCTTCTTTTAAATGTAGAATTTGTGGAGAAAAATGGAATTTCAGGGGAAGTCCCTTAAATGAGAGTGAGAGAGAGAGAGTTCATTTTATTCCAGAATTGATTAAAATTTATTGTAAGTGCCCTTCCTGTGGGAGCTCTGATTTTGAGGTTTTAAAAGGAAGAGGAGTTTGGATTGAGTGGATAAAAGGAGAAAGTCTACCTTAA
- a CDS encoding P-loop NTPase → MDPRFNIIDERLKEVKRIIGITGGKGGVGKSSVASLMALLFKDLGKEVGLLDLDFSSPALHIILGFEDVFPKEEKGIIPPIVKGIKFMSIVYFVGDNPLPLRGEDFSNVLIELMAITRWEKLDYLFIDMPPGIGDLMLDVIRVIKNIEFVMVGNQSKLSFETLRKVLLVCEKLSKKVIGLIENINLPKVSYEENKLNLLKIPFLGRINFDKEYEECFGDPEKLLSTNFAKDLRKIINMSLLKNSSKLGI, encoded by the coding sequence ATGGATCCAAGATTTAATATTATTGATGAGAGACTTAAAGAAGTAAAAAGAATAATTGGTATTACAGGAGGAAAGGGAGGTGTTGGGAAGAGTTCGGTTGCTTCTCTTATGGCTCTTCTTTTTAAAGATCTTGGAAAAGAAGTTGGGCTTTTAGATCTGGATTTTAGTAGTCCAGCTCTTCACATAATTCTTGGATTTGAAGACGTTTTCCCTAAGGAAGAGAAAGGAATTATTCCACCCATTGTAAAAGGAATTAAATTTATGTCTATTGTTTATTTTGTAGGAGATAACCCTTTACCTCTTAGAGGGGAAGATTTCTCCAATGTTTTAATTGAACTTATGGCAATAACAAGATGGGAGAAGCTTGATTATCTTTTTATTGATATGCCTCCTGGAATTGGAGACTTAATGTTAGATGTTATTAGGGTGATAAAAAATATAGAATTTGTTATGGTTGGGAATCAGTCTAAGTTGAGTTTTGAAACTTTGAGGAAAGTTCTATTAGTATGTGAGAAGCTAAGTAAAAAGGTAATTGGATTAATTGAAAATATAAATCTTCCGAAAGTAAGTTATGAAGAAAACAAATTGAATTTACTTAAAATACCCTTTTTGGGAAGAATAAATTTTGATAAAGAATATGAAGAATGTTTTGGCGATCCCGAAAAACTTCTAAGTACAAATTTTGCAAAGGATTTGAGAAAGATAATTAATATGAGTTTATTGAAAAATTCTTCAAAACTGGGGATATAG
- a CDS encoding 2-isopropylmalate synthase encodes MPDKVYVFDTTLRDGEQAPGFSMNVDEKIKMALHLQKLNVDCVEAGFAIASEGDFEAITEISKILKGPEVASLARVKEVDIDRAWEALKYAKRPRIHVFIATSPIHMKYKLKMEPEEVLEAAVKGVEYAKKYTDNVEFSAEDATRSEPKFLAEICRAVIRAGARYINIPDTVGYTTPDEFANLISFLKDEIKNEAVISVHCHNDLGLAVANSIAAVRRGARQVECTINGIGERAGNASMEEIVMIIKTRKDIFDVKTDINTKQIYPASRALSLITGIQVQPNKAIVGRNAFAHEAGIHQDGVLKERSTYEIIKPEDIGLPSNNLVLGKHSGRHAFRKKLEELGYQYSDEKIDELFKRFKDLADSKKEIYDEDIEMLAASELFVKKEKYKLISVSFYGGTNIIPSATVELEVEGKCFKETGSGDGPVDAVYNAIRKIVRDKVTLKQFSVSAITGGSDAQGEVTVRIEEKGIDSVGRAAKTDIVIASAEAFVNALNRLEIKKKMREKEGEGV; translated from the coding sequence ATGCCTGATAAAGTTTATGTTTTTGATACAACCCTTAGAGATGGTGAGCAGGCCCCAGGGTTTAGTATGAATGTAGATGAGAAAATAAAAATGGCTCTCCACCTTCAAAAATTAAATGTAGATTGTGTGGAAGCAGGTTTTGCAATTGCTTCAGAAGGAGATTTTGAAGCGATTACAGAAATTTCGAAAATTTTGAAGGGTCCGGAAGTAGCCAGTCTGGCTAGGGTAAAAGAAGTAGACATTGATCGCGCTTGGGAGGCTTTAAAATACGCTAAAAGACCCCGTATTCATGTGTTTATAGCAACATCTCCTATTCATATGAAGTATAAGTTAAAAATGGAGCCTGAGGAAGTTCTTGAAGCAGCTGTAAAAGGTGTTGAATATGCAAAGAAATACACAGATAATGTTGAGTTTTCTGCAGAAGATGCAACAAGATCAGAGCCAAAATTTCTTGCAGAAATTTGTAGGGCTGTGATAAGGGCAGGGGCAAGATATATAAATATTCCTGATACTGTTGGATATACAACTCCAGATGAGTTTGCCAATTTGATTTCTTTTCTTAAAGATGAGATAAAGAATGAGGCAGTTATAAGTGTTCATTGCCATAATGATCTTGGGCTTGCTGTAGCGAATTCTATTGCAGCTGTGAGAAGAGGGGCAAGACAAGTTGAATGCACAATTAATGGGATTGGAGAAAGAGCAGGAAATGCTTCTATGGAAGAGATTGTAATGATAATTAAAACAAGAAAAGATATTTTTGATGTTAAAACAGATATAAACACAAAGCAAATTTATCCTGCAAGTAGAGCACTTTCTTTAATTACAGGCATTCAGGTTCAGCCTAACAAAGCTATTGTTGGGCGAAATGCTTTTGCCCATGAGGCAGGTATTCACCAGGATGGAGTCCTTAAAGAAAGAAGCACATATGAGATAATAAAGCCTGAGGATATTGGACTTCCTTCGAATAATTTAGTTCTTGGAAAGCACTCAGGTAGACACGCTTTTAGGAAAAAATTAGAAGAGCTTGGGTATCAATATTCCGATGAGAAAATAGACGAACTCTTTAAAAGATTTAAGGATCTTGCTGATAGTAAGAAGGAAATATATGATGAAGATATTGAAATGCTTGCAGCTTCTGAGCTTTTTGTAAAGAAGGAAAAATATAAACTTATTTCGGTTAGTTTTTATGGGGGAACAAATATTATTCCTTCTGCTACTGTGGAACTTGAGGTGGAAGGAAAGTGTTTTAAGGAAACCGGTTCTGGAGATGGTCCTGTTGATGCGGTCTATAATGCTATTCGTAAGATCGTTCGTGATAAGGTTACTCTTAAGCAATTTAGTGTTAGTGCAATAACTGGAGGTTCAGATGCTCAAGGAGAAGTTACTGTTCGTATTGAAGAAAAAGGGATTGATTCTGTAGGAAGAGCTGCGAAAACTGATATTGTTATTGCAAGTGCTGAGGCTTTTGTTAATGCTTTGAACCGTCTTGAGATAAAAAAGAAAATGAGAGAAAAAGAAGGAGAGGGAGTTTAA